The Terriglobales bacterium DNA window CTGCTGAGCGACCGCTCGGTGCGTCCGCTAACCGCCATGACCGGCGAGATCACGCTCAGCGGCAACGTGCTGCCGGTGGGCGGGATCAAGGAAAAGGTGCTGGCGGCCAAGCGCGCCGGGGTGCACGACATCATCCTGCCGGCGGACAACCAGATGAACATCGAGGAAGACCTCACCCCGGACCAGCTGGAGGGCGTCACCATCCACTACGTCAATACCATCGACGAGGTGCTGCAGATCGCGCTGCCCACCTCGGCGCACGAAGTGAAGAAAGACGCCGAGGAGCGGGAACGGGTGCTCACCAACGTGCAGTAGCTGGGAGCTGGTAGTTAGGGAAGGACTTGTAGGCCGCCCTACGCCCGGCTCTTCAGACGGCGCGGCGCCAGCCGCGCCTGCGGCGCAGCAGACCTAGCAGTCCCGAGACTCCCGAGCTCAGCAGGAGAAGGCCACCCGGCTCCGGTACCGCGTTCACCTGCAAGTCGATCGGCCCCAGATCGGTAGCATGCCCGATTTCGTTGCCCCAGCCAATCCAGTAGCCTGAATTCTCTTCGAGGTAATAGAGATTGCCGTCGATTCCGTCGATAAACAGCCCAAGACCAAGATTGTCCAGGTGCGGTGAAGAGAGATAGAGGATGTTGTTGAACAACCAGGTGTGGTGGG harbors:
- a CDS encoding PEP-CTERM sorting domain-containing protein (PEP-CTERM proteins occur, often in large numbers, in the proteomes of bacteria that also encode an exosortase, a predicted intramembrane cysteine proteinase. The presence of a PEP-CTERM domain at a protein's C-terminus predicts cleavage within the sorting domain, followed by covalent anchoring to some some component of the (usually Gram-negative) cell surface. Many PEP-CTERM proteins exhibit an unusual sequence composition that includes large numbers of potential glycosylation sites. Expression of one such protein has been shown restore the ability of a bacterium to form floc, a type of biofilm.) — its product is HHTWLFNNILYLSSPHLDNLGLGLFIDGIDGNLYYLEENSGYWIGWGNEIGHATDLGPIDLQVNAVPEPGGLLLLSSGVSGLLGLLRRRRGWRRAV